The Metabacillus litoralis genome contains a region encoding:
- a CDS encoding UvrD-helicase domain-containing protein — MNSAKLKDVTISLLQLPREDYQRIYESCLKEEVTCQCCGQPVRFYLGISKSPYFYHSNQTRNETCQQQFQEYYPDQPVQVKEPELLYEEKNGFRIPKSRSVATVEKPQVIKWLQPKYIKGRTPFTLKVKTPSSIVGIPLDIEQKEAVTTIEGPLLILAGAGSGKTRVLTTRALYMIEEKKIQPTSIMLVTFTAKAAREMHERLAASSSLHVSQLNQLVIGTFHSIFYKILLHHNRDKWNGQNLLKWDWQKEVYLKNSCRELGIDEKDFPFDQAIQQIGFWKNTMKSVNDIHPADEWEQTALTLYRAYEDQKLQRGQFDFDDMLVHCYQLLKENPDILKAYQNRFQYFLIDEFQDINPIQYKLIQLLSNHTRNLCGVGDDDQTIYSFRGSQPSFILDFKQEYPDAKVIHLSSNYRSDHEIVSTANEVISKNKHRLSKSMIAQYQSEHLPVTFFPYDEEEEATMILQDMKEKIEEGAAPDEFAVLYRTHTGGRAVFERFVQSSIPFTMENGQSSFYERKMVRSMLSYLRLSMNADDSTAIAELIRALFLKQSVVNDVKALSILHDCSLVEALLHVNGLPNFQKSKLNKIIPRISSLKNEKPVTALTIIEKELGFTDYLKKQGNEGNTMEKGSDDLNDLKVVAKKFLTIPDFLQHIDHMTVTQQALKGNKDNSGVQLMTIHRSKGLEFKYVYVLGVVDGALPHDFALESARKEKYEFLEEERRLLYVAMTRAKEHLYLSVPSYRRGRKAAPSRFIKGLLK, encoded by the coding sequence ATGAATTCTGCAAAGTTGAAAGATGTTACAATCTCCTTGCTTCAATTACCTCGAGAAGATTATCAACGAATCTATGAGTCTTGTTTAAAAGAAGAGGTCACCTGTCAATGTTGTGGGCAGCCTGTTCGATTTTATCTAGGAATAAGCAAATCTCCATATTTTTATCATTCCAATCAAACACGAAATGAAACTTGTCAGCAGCAGTTTCAAGAGTATTACCCAGATCAGCCTGTTCAGGTAAAAGAGCCTGAACTATTATATGAAGAAAAAAACGGATTCCGCATACCAAAATCCCGAAGTGTTGCAACAGTTGAAAAGCCACAGGTAATCAAGTGGCTTCAGCCTAAATACATTAAAGGAAGAACACCGTTTACATTAAAAGTGAAAACACCTTCATCAATAGTAGGTATACCTCTTGATATTGAACAAAAGGAAGCTGTGACAACAATTGAAGGACCACTGCTTATTTTAGCTGGTGCTGGTAGTGGTAAAACCCGAGTTCTTACCACAAGAGCTCTTTATATGATTGAAGAAAAAAAGATCCAACCAACTTCGATCATGCTTGTTACGTTTACAGCAAAAGCCGCACGAGAAATGCATGAGCGTCTCGCCGCTTCTTCATCACTACATGTTAGTCAGTTAAATCAGCTCGTGATTGGTACTTTTCATAGCATATTCTACAAAATCCTACTTCATCACAATCGCGATAAGTGGAACGGCCAAAATCTTTTAAAATGGGATTGGCAAAAAGAAGTTTATTTAAAAAATTCGTGTAGAGAGCTAGGTATTGATGAGAAGGATTTTCCATTCGACCAAGCCATTCAACAAATTGGTTTTTGGAAAAACACAATGAAGTCAGTGAATGATATTCACCCAGCAGATGAATGGGAACAAACAGCATTAACTCTTTATCGGGCATATGAGGATCAAAAGCTACAACGAGGTCAATTTGATTTTGATGACATGCTTGTTCATTGCTATCAACTTCTAAAGGAAAATCCCGATATTCTTAAAGCTTATCAAAATCGTTTTCAGTATTTTCTTATTGATGAGTTTCAAGATATTAATCCTATTCAATATAAGCTCATTCAACTCCTCTCAAACCACACAAGAAATTTATGTGGAGTTGGCGATGATGATCAAACGATTTATAGTTTTAGAGGAAGTCAGCCTTCTTTTATTTTAGACTTCAAGCAGGAATATCCTGATGCCAAAGTGATTCACCTATCCTCTAACTACCGATCAGATCACGAGATCGTATCAACAGCCAATGAGGTTATTTCAAAAAATAAACATCGCTTAAGTAAGAGCATGATTGCTCAGTATCAATCAGAGCACTTACCTGTTACCTTTTTTCCATATGATGAGGAAGAAGAGGCAACGATGATTCTGCAAGATATGAAGGAAAAAATTGAAGAGGGTGCAGCTCCTGATGAATTTGCTGTTTTATACCGAACTCATACCGGTGGACGAGCTGTGTTTGAACGCTTCGTGCAATCAAGCATTCCTTTTACGATGGAAAATGGACAGTCTTCTTTTTATGAAAGAAAAATGGTTCGTAGTATGCTTTCCTATTTGCGATTAAGTATGAATGCAGATGATTCAACAGCGATTGCCGAACTTATTCGAGCACTATTTTTAAAGCAATCCGTTGTGAACGATGTAAAGGCTTTGAGCATTTTACATGATTGCTCCCTTGTTGAAGCATTGTTGCACGTGAATGGTTTGCCGAACTTTCAAAAATCAAAGCTTAACAAGATCATCCCAAGAATCAGCTCTCTAAAAAATGAGAAGCCGGTGACAGCACTAACTATTATCGAAAAGGAACTGGGCTTTACTGATTATCTTAAAAAGCAAGGAAACGAAGGAAATACGATGGAAAAAGGCTCAGATGACTTGAATGACCTAAAAGTTGTCGCAAAGAAATTTTTAACCATCCCAGATTTTCTTCAACATATTGATCACATGACCGTAACTCAGCAAGCTTTGAAAGGAAATAAAGACAATTCCGGAGTTCAACTGATGACGATTCACCGCTCCAAAGGCTTGGAATTTAAATATGTGTACGTATTAGGCGTTGTGGATGGAGCACTACCACATGACTTCGCCCTTGAATCTGCCAGAAAAGAAAAATATGAATTTCTCGAAGAAGAAAGACGCTTACTATATGTCGCGATGACAAGAGCAAAAGAACACCTATACCTATCTGTTCCATCCTATCGCCGAGGACGAAAAGCCGCACCTTCGCGGTTTATTAAAGGGTTGCTAAAATAG
- a CDS encoding MBL fold metallo-hydrolase — protein sequence MNFIQLNNSCYYFQGAVNIGYVRNGENGLLIDAGIDKQTMKKVLKKLQGDNLPVTHLFVTHAHADHYGGAEHLQSIVDVYTYAPKLEAAMLRHPIIEPLYLFQGNKPLPEMRNKFLEGKPIRVDEEIEQATYPFGDTFFQCYSLPGHSINQHGLLIDKVLYAADAYFAVEQLHKHKIPFIIDAKDTLDSLHKLKKIDCVGAVPGHGLFEEDFVKTVDANISYHLKLMNSIKSVIHEHDAGIYHDELVAEICTMWDIGDLNVPSWMLFRTAVTAYVTMLVQENTAELLINTHRLMIRENKKSSH from the coding sequence ATGAATTTTATTCAACTTAACAATAGTTGCTACTATTTTCAAGGCGCAGTGAATATTGGGTATGTACGTAATGGAGAAAACGGCTTACTAATTGATGCTGGTATTGACAAACAAACGATGAAAAAAGTATTAAAAAAATTACAGGGTGACAATTTACCTGTAACTCATTTATTTGTTACACATGCTCATGCTGACCACTACGGTGGGGCAGAGCATTTACAATCCATTGTAGACGTTTATACGTACGCACCGAAACTCGAAGCGGCTATGCTTAGACATCCAATTATTGAACCACTCTATCTTTTTCAAGGAAATAAGCCATTGCCTGAAATGAGAAATAAATTTTTAGAAGGTAAACCAATAAGGGTTGATGAAGAAATTGAGCAAGCAACCTATCCTTTTGGCGACACTTTTTTTCAATGCTATTCCTTGCCAGGGCACAGCATCAATCAACATGGCCTACTTATTGATAAAGTCCTATATGCTGCTGATGCTTATTTTGCAGTAGAGCAGTTGCATAAACATAAAATTCCATTCATTATTGATGCAAAAGATACTTTGGACTCTCTTCACAAACTTAAAAAAATAGATTGTGTTGGGGCTGTTCCTGGACATGGTTTGTTTGAAGAGGATTTTGTCAAAACAGTCGATGCGAACATTTCTTATCATCTTAAGTTAATGAATTCCATAAAGAGTGTCATACACGAGCATGATGCTGGTATTTATCATGATGAACTAGTAGCCGAGATTTGTACAATGTGGGATATAGGAGATCTAAATGTTCCTTCATGGATGCTGTTTCGTACAGCAGTGACAGCTTACGTTACCATGCTTGTACAAGAAAATACGGCTGAACTCCTAATTAATACTCACCGGCTAATGATACGAGAGAACAAGAAAAGCTCCCACTAA
- a CDS encoding YetF domain-containing protein: MEFGQITIELVFGFIALFIITKILGKTQITQITTFDFISALVLGELVGNAIFDDEVGISRVIYAVAVWGLLIFILELITQKWSKSRGLLEGKPTIIIQEGKILRESLKKCKLDINQLQHLIRAKGVFSIRELEYAVLETDGTVSILKKAEYENPTKPDLQVNLKKVYIPITIISDGKVIKQNLVEAGFNYNWLEQQLKQQNILRTEEVLYAEWLEGSGLHVQSF, encoded by the coding sequence ATGGAGTTTGGACAAATTACAATTGAATTAGTTTTTGGCTTTATTGCACTTTTCATCATTACAAAAATATTAGGTAAAACACAAATTACCCAAATTACAACGTTTGACTTTATCTCTGCACTTGTACTTGGTGAACTTGTTGGAAATGCCATTTTTGATGATGAAGTTGGAATCTCACGAGTAATTTATGCAGTAGCTGTATGGGGATTATTAATCTTTATTTTGGAGCTAATTACGCAAAAGTGGAGTAAATCGCGTGGACTTCTTGAAGGAAAGCCGACGATTATTATTCAAGAAGGTAAAATATTAAGAGAAAGCTTAAAAAAATGTAAGCTTGATATTAACCAGCTACAACATTTGATTCGAGCAAAAGGCGTTTTCTCAATAAGAGAGCTAGAATATGCTGTTCTAGAAACAGATGGTACGGTCAGTATTCTAAAAAAAGCAGAATATGAAAACCCAACGAAACCTGATCTCCAAGTGAATCTGAAAAAAGTATATATCCCAATTACAATCATAAGTGATGGGAAAGTGATTAAACAAAATTTAGTTGAAGCAGGCTTTAATTACAACTGGCTGGAGCAACAGTTAAAGCAGCAAAATATACTTAGAACAGAAGAAGTTTTATATGCTGAGTGGCTCGAGGGTTCTGGTTTACATGTTCAATCCTTCTAA
- a CDS encoding DUF3231 family protein — MNDTMVATMLSHMLQYIEDPDIKAGVELAYNMAVKNVHFLKELFQQEQFAIPNGFTEDDVNTSAPRLYSDTFCLTYVNHMAKVGMLAYGGFLSMSVRLDVREFFTNAINETATLYNSTLEIAVSKGFFVRAPYIGVPEETDYVDTKKYLGGLNPFTDKRPLNAIEISHLYMNIQTNSIGAKLCLSFGQTSQNKEIQEFMLRGSEISKKHVMLFTEALDESDLIAPGSPDVCVSYSTTQTYSDKIMMFHMSLLSAAGTGNYAAAAAASLRTDLAVNYERLSVEVAQFAKSGADIMIKNNWLEQPPGLKDREKLVKKEGM, encoded by the coding sequence ATGAATGACACAATGGTGGCAACGATGTTATCACATATGCTTCAGTACATAGAAGATCCCGACATAAAAGCAGGTGTAGAGCTGGCTTATAATATGGCTGTTAAAAATGTCCACTTTTTAAAGGAACTATTTCAACAAGAACAATTTGCCATACCGAATGGCTTTACAGAGGATGATGTTAATACTAGCGCACCTCGTTTGTATTCTGATACGTTTTGTTTAACATATGTAAATCATATGGCCAAAGTGGGGATGCTCGCTTACGGTGGTTTCTTATCAATGAGTGTTCGACTGGATGTAAGAGAATTCTTTACGAATGCAATAAATGAAACAGCGACATTATATAACTCTACTCTCGAAATAGCTGTTTCTAAAGGATTCTTTGTAAGAGCCCCTTATATTGGCGTTCCGGAAGAAACAGACTATGTGGATACAAAAAAATATTTAGGCGGGTTAAATCCATTTACCGATAAACGACCTTTAAACGCTATTGAAATATCTCATTTATATATGAATATTCAAACGAACTCTATTGGAGCTAAGCTATGCTTGAGCTTTGGTCAAACCTCCCAAAACAAAGAAATACAAGAATTTATGCTAAGAGGGAGCGAAATCTCCAAAAAGCATGTGATGCTTTTTACAGAGGCATTAGATGAAAGTGACTTGATTGCACCTGGCTCTCCTGATGTATGTGTAAGCTATTCCACAACCCAAACATACTCAGATAAAATTATGATGTTTCATATGTCTCTACTTAGTGCAGCAGGAACAGGGAATTATGCTGCTGCCGCAGCGGCAAGTCTAAGAACAGATTTAGCTGTAAATTATGAAAGACTTTCTGTTGAAGTTGCTCAATTTGCGAAAAGTGGAGCAGATATTATGATCAAAAATAACTGGTTGGAACAACCACCTGGGTTAAAGGATCGGGAGAAATTGGTGAAGAAAGAAGGAATGTAA
- a CDS encoding GNAT family N-acetyltransferase yields the protein MEIKQVATRDELEDAFTVRKIVFVDEQNVPEEEEIDQYEDEATHVVLYDDQEKPAGAGRVRVLDGIGKIERICVLSTTRGTGAGRKIVSKLEKIASEQGVTKFKLNAQTHAIPFYEKLGYKVVSDEFMDAGIPHVTMIKQQ from the coding sequence TTGGAAATAAAACAAGTAGCAACAAGAGATGAACTAGAAGATGCATTCACAGTAAGAAAAATTGTGTTCGTAGATGAACAAAACGTCCCTGAAGAAGAGGAAATTGATCAATATGAAGATGAAGCAACACATGTTGTTTTATATGATGATCAAGAAAAACCAGCAGGTGCAGGTCGAGTACGCGTACTTGATGGTATAGGTAAAATTGAAAGAATTTGTGTGCTATCAACAACTCGTGGAACTGGTGCAGGTCGTAAAATTGTATCTAAATTAGAAAAGATTGCGTCAGAGCAGGGAGTTACTAAATTCAAGCTGAACGCGCAAACACATGCGATACCTTTTTATGAAAAATTAGGCTATAAGGTTGTATCAGATGAATTTATGGATGCAGGCATTCCTCATGTAACAATGATTAAACAGCAATAA
- a CDS encoding YjcG family protein produces MKYGIALFPSKKLQDLVNSYRKRYDTHYALVPPHVTLKTAFEAEDEEIKVIAKELRKVADASEPIKISIKKVSSFAPVNNVIYLKVDPTDELQALHENLHTGSLSSQPEYAFVPHITLGQNLSDDEHSDVLGSIKMLDIHHEEVIDRFHLLYQLENGSWTVYETFLLGKESK; encoded by the coding sequence ATGAAATACGGAATCGCCCTTTTTCCATCAAAAAAATTGCAGGACTTAGTGAATTCTTATCGTAAACGATACGATACTCACTACGCATTAGTGCCACCACATGTTACATTAAAAACGGCTTTCGAAGCAGAAGACGAAGAAATAAAGGTTATTGCGAAGGAACTTCGTAAAGTAGCTGACGCAAGTGAACCAATCAAAATTTCAATTAAAAAGGTTAGCTCTTTTGCACCTGTAAACAACGTGATTTATTTAAAAGTAGATCCAACTGATGAGCTTCAAGCTCTTCATGAAAATTTACATACAGGTTCATTAAGCAGTCAGCCTGAATATGCTTTTGTCCCTCATATTACACTCGGACAAAATCTTTCAGATGATGAACATTCAGATGTTCTTGGCAGCATTAAAATGCTAGATATTCACCACGAGGAAGTTATTGACCGCTTCCACCTTTTATATCAACTAGAGAACGGCTCTTGGACTGTTTATGAAACATTTTTACTTGGAAAGGAAAGCAAATAA
- a CDS encoding alpha/beta hydrolase, which produces MSKQTGIIKEHSFYSEALQEELTLLIYLPENYSPLYKYSLLIAQDGQDYFKLGRVGRQVEALVKDEEIEDVIVIGIPYKDVHDRKEKYHPNGSKFRQYVRFLAHELVPYLDSEFPTYQIGFGRALIGDSLGATVSLLTGLSYPNTFGKLILQSPLVNEDVMNAVEEFDSSSKPMIYHQIGKKETEVRTTDGIIQDFLTPNRQLSQLMSEKGFSYTYEEFDGDHTWKYWQPALTPILKLMFE; this is translated from the coding sequence ATGAGTAAGCAAACAGGTATTATTAAGGAGCACTCCTTTTATTCAGAAGCACTTCAGGAAGAACTAACATTGCTCATTTATCTTCCAGAGAATTATTCTCCATTATATAAGTATAGTTTATTGATTGCACAAGATGGTCAGGATTACTTTAAACTCGGTCGTGTTGGTAGACAGGTCGAGGCTCTAGTTAAAGATGAAGAAATAGAAGATGTGATCGTTATTGGCATTCCTTATAAAGATGTTCATGACAGAAAAGAAAAATACCATCCGAATGGTAGTAAGTTTAGGCAGTATGTACGTTTTCTTGCGCATGAATTAGTACCATATCTCGATTCGGAATTTCCAACATACCAAATCGGCTTCGGTCGTGCGTTAATTGGTGATTCTTTAGGAGCAACCGTTTCCTTATTAACAGGCTTATCGTATCCTAACACTTTTGGAAAGCTCATTCTCCAATCACCTCTTGTAAATGAAGATGTCATGAATGCTGTTGAAGAATTTGATTCTTCCTCAAAACCTATGATTTATCATCAAATTGGCAAGAAAGAAACAGAGGTACGAACTACTGATGGTATCATTCAAGACTTTCTTACACCAAATCGACAGCTGTCCCAATTGATGTCTGAAAAGGGTTTTTCATATACGTATGAAGAGTTTGATGGGGATCATACTTGGAAGTATTGGCAGCCAGCTTTAACACCTATACTCAAACTTATGTTTGAATAA
- a CDS encoding ABC transporter ATP-binding protein, translating into MFLSINNVNKQFKNRDKKEETVLTNIDLQVKEGEFVSILGPSGCGKSTLLSIVAGLTQATSGELVLQGKKLKGPGKERGMVFQQAALFPWLTVEENVMFPLRKELSKKEAQERAHKFLSLVQLSPYAKHSPHELSGGMQQRVSIARALAMDPALLLMDEPFGALDEQTRSRLHEVLEDVFLETKKTILFVTHSIHEALKLSDRIVVMGTQPGRIVDIIELDFPRPREQAREELLAYEERIKNLLKTEIDKVIEKEQKYAASR; encoded by the coding sequence GTGTTTTTATCCATAAATAATGTTAATAAACAATTCAAAAACCGTGATAAAAAAGAAGAAACGGTTTTGACGAATATAGATTTACAAGTGAAAGAAGGAGAATTTGTTTCGATCCTTGGTCCTTCAGGATGTGGAAAATCAACTTTGCTTTCCATCGTTGCAGGCTTAACACAGGCAACTTCTGGTGAGCTTGTTCTGCAAGGGAAAAAACTAAAAGGGCCTGGTAAAGAACGCGGCATGGTATTCCAACAGGCTGCATTATTTCCATGGTTAACGGTAGAAGAAAATGTGATGTTTCCTCTTCGCAAGGAGCTTTCCAAGAAAGAAGCACAAGAAAGGGCTCATAAATTTTTATCTCTTGTACAATTAAGTCCTTATGCAAAGCATTCACCACATGAGCTTTCAGGTGGGATGCAGCAGCGTGTCTCCATAGCGAGAGCATTAGCAATGGATCCAGCTCTATTATTAATGGATGAGCCATTCGGTGCACTTGATGAACAAACACGCTCAAGACTTCATGAAGTCTTGGAAGATGTATTTTTAGAAACGAAAAAAACCATTCTTTTCGTTACACATAGCATTCATGAAGCATTAAAGCTTTCTGACAGAATTGTCGTCATGGGAACACAGCCAGGCCGAATTGTTGATATTATTGAGCTTGACTTTCCTCGTCCACGTGAACAAGCGCGAGAGGAGCTATTAGCTTACGAAGAACGAATTAAGAATTTATTAAAAACAGAAATAGATAAAGTAATAGAAAAGGAGCAGAAATATGCAGCCAGTCGTTAA
- a CDS encoding ABC transporter permease, with protein MQPVVKRILFYVILLTVWQATVKLLDVSVAIFPAPTDVFNSLYTGFLDLTLVYDLVASFKRLAIGLVIALILGLILGVALAKSKTLDETLGSLIIALQSVPSIVWLPLAIMWFGLNEAAVTFIVVLGATLVMTINMRTGIKNVPPLYIKAAQTMDYKGLSLFWKVMIPASIPYVVTGTRLAWAFAWRALMAGELLSTGPGLGYKLKFASDFGDMSLVLAIMIMIMVIGVIVDLLFFQRIEKNVMKKWGLDN; from the coding sequence ATGCAGCCAGTCGTTAAACGAATCCTTTTTTACGTCATTCTTTTAACTGTATGGCAGGCTACGGTAAAACTTCTTGATGTTTCCGTTGCAATATTCCCTGCCCCTACAGATGTTTTCAATTCATTGTATACAGGCTTTTTAGATTTAACACTTGTCTATGACTTAGTCGCAAGCTTCAAAAGACTTGCGATTGGATTAGTAATTGCATTAATCTTAGGACTTATTTTAGGAGTAGCTTTAGCTAAATCCAAAACACTTGATGAAACATTAGGTTCATTAATTATCGCTTTACAGTCTGTACCAAGTATTGTTTGGTTACCTTTGGCGATCATGTGGTTCGGGTTAAATGAAGCAGCTGTTACGTTTATCGTCGTTTTAGGTGCAACACTTGTGATGACGATTAACATGAGAACAGGGATTAAAAATGTGCCACCGCTTTATATAAAAGCAGCACAAACGATGGATTATAAAGGCTTGAGCCTGTTCTGGAAGGTCATGATTCCAGCATCTATCCCTTATGTTGTAACAGGAACAAGACTTGCTTGGGCATTTGCATGGAGAGCATTAATGGCCGGTGAATTACTAAGTACAGGTCCAGGTCTTGGGTATAAGTTAAAGTTCGCATCAGATTTTGGTGATATGAGCTTAGTTCTCGCCATTATGATCATGATAATGGTCATTGGTGTTATTGTAGATTTACTCTTTTTCCAACGTATTGAGAAAAACGTTATGAAAAAATGGGGTTTAGATAATTAA
- a CDS encoding aliphatic sulfonate ABC transporter substrate-binding protein, translating to MRKGLLFALISILLVGVLAACGTGESSNTSGSGSTEEVVIGYFPNIDHVPAMISREKGYYEEALGENVKVTYKTFPDGAAFMTALKTGEIQAGLVGPGPVMNNYANGADVKIIAGASSGGTVVVASAKSGVQSVEDVSGKTFITPGVGCTHDVQMETFLKDLGITSARIGGTLKHVTGNPAQYGAMFESGKVDLAAVPEPWASQLVNDGAKIIVDTDEISYGTTLPNTVLVTSGKLIEENKELVANIVKAHEQGVNFINENPEEARDIAIKAIKDITDQELDPAIVDSAWERVTYTTEVNADVVQEFANSSYELKFLKEKPEFGDLIDTSFLTK from the coding sequence ATGAGAAAAGGACTTTTATTTGCACTTATTTCGATTTTATTAGTAGGTGTCCTTGCAGCTTGTGGAACTGGTGAATCATCAAATACAAGTGGTAGCGGCAGCACAGAAGAGGTTGTGATTGGATATTTCCCAAACATTGATCACGTACCAGCTATGATTTCTAGAGAAAAAGGGTATTATGAAGAAGCTCTTGGAGAAAACGTAAAAGTAACATACAAAACGTTCCCAGACGGAGCAGCATTTATGACGGCTTTAAAAACGGGTGAAATACAAGCAGGACTAGTAGGACCAGGTCCAGTAATGAACAACTATGCAAATGGAGCAGACGTGAAAATTATTGCAGGCGCATCTTCAGGTGGAACAGTCGTTGTTGCATCAGCAAAAAGTGGCGTTCAATCAGTTGAGGATGTTTCAGGTAAAACGTTCATCACACCTGGTGTAGGGTGCACACATGATGTTCAAATGGAAACATTTCTTAAAGATTTAGGAATTACATCAGCGCGTATCGGTGGAACTCTTAAACATGTAACAGGAAACCCAGCTCAATACGGAGCCATGTTCGAATCAGGTAAAGTAGATTTAGCTGCTGTTCCAGAGCCATGGGCATCACAATTAGTAAATGATGGTGCGAAAATCATTGTTGATACTGATGAAATTTCATACGGTACAACATTACCTAATACAGTGTTAGTAACAAGTGGAAAGCTAATTGAAGAAAATAAAGAACTTGTAGCTAATATCGTTAAAGCGCATGAGCAAGGCGTTAACTTTATTAACGAAAATCCCGAAGAAGCACGTGATATCGCGATTAAAGCAATCAAAGACATCACAGATCAAGAATTAGACCCAGCGATCGTTGATAGCGCGTGGGAGCGTGTAACATACACAACAGAAGTAAACGCAGATGTTGTTCAAGAATTTGCAAACTCTTCATATGAATTAAAATTCCTAAAAGAAAAACCAGAATTCGGTGATCTAATTGACACTTCATTCTTAACGAAGTAG
- a CDS encoding SCO family protein produces the protein MKNILSIVIAFLALVGCSQSINLEEHFSLNGTIEPLEAVNQNGEAVKMSDYEEKVWVATFIFTNCDTVCSPMTAHIATLQEQLQDEKIEAELVSFSIDPEHDTPEVLKKFGDQFGADYKTWNFLTGYDQADIESFTNISFLAPAAKLEGSTQYVHSTSIFLMKGSQILEQYDGVSNVPFEKIIEDIKLLQ, from the coding sequence GTGAAAAATATACTCTCAATTGTTATTGCTTTTTTAGCGTTGGTAGGCTGTTCTCAGTCTATCAACCTAGAAGAGCATTTTTCATTAAATGGAACTATAGAGCCACTAGAAGCCGTAAATCAAAACGGAGAAGCTGTAAAGATGTCTGACTACGAAGAGAAGGTTTGGGTAGCGACATTTATTTTTACAAATTGTGATACTGTTTGCTCACCAATGACTGCTCACATTGCGACACTTCAAGAGCAGCTACAAGATGAAAAAATAGAAGCAGAATTAGTTTCATTCAGCATTGACCCTGAACATGATACACCAGAAGTATTAAAAAAGTTTGGAGATCAATTTGGTGCGGATTATAAAACTTGGAACTTTTTAACAGGCTATGACCAAGCGGACATTGAATCTTTTACTAATATAAGTTTCTTAGCACCCGCTGCAAAGCTCGAAGGCTCAACTCAATATGTACACAGTACTTCAATTTTTCTCATGAAAGGCAGTCAAATTCTAGAACAATACGATGGAGTATCTAACGTACCATTTGAAAAAATAATCGAAGATATCAAACTATTACAATAA